The sequence CCGTGTCAAACATGTGCCACTCCCAGTGGTCCTCCTCCACGTTGCCGAGGGCGGCCCCTATCCCGCCCTGGGCCGCCCCGGTATGGCTTCGCGTGGGGTAGAGCTTGGAGACCACGGCCACGTCCGCCCCTTCCCTGGCCGCATAGAGGGCGGTGGCCAAGCCCGCTCCCCCTGCGCCCACCACGATGACCTCGTGCCTGTGCGCCATGTCACCTCACCCCAAAGTCGTGGTTGAAAAGGGCCAGGCTACCCAGGAAGAAGAGAAAAGCGATGAGGCTGTAGACCACCACCTTGGTCCAAAAGCGCCTCACCGGGTGCCGCACCCAGTCGTCCAGCACATAGCGAAGCCCGTTTCCCCCATGGAGGAAGGCCAAGGCCAGGATGAGCCAGTCGTAGACCTTCCAGGTGGTCTGGGAAAGTCTCCTGGCCACGTAGTCGTAGTCAATCCGGTTCAGGTCCACCAGGATGGCGTTCATCCACATGTGGCCGATGAGGAGGAAGACCAGGACCACCCCGGAGATGCGCATGAAGACCCACCAGTAGAGCTCCAGGTTGGTGCTGGCCTCCAGCCTGGCCTCCTCGTAGCGCCTGGACTTAATCGCCATGGCCGCCTCCTAGGATCCCACCCCCGATCTTGACGAGGAAGGGCAGGTAGAAGATCACGAAAAGAACCCAGGCCGCGTACCAAAGTTGCCGCTGATAGCGCACCCCCCAGGAGGTAAAGTCCATGAGGATGATCCTTAGGCCGTTGAACCCGTGGTAGAGCACCCCTGCGATGAGGATGAGGAGGCCCACCTGGAACACGGGCTGGTGGTAGAACTTCATGAAGGCGTTGGACACCTCCGGCCCCCACATGGCGCTACTGATGTTGGCCACGTGGAGCATGAGGAAGACCAGGATGCCCAGGCCCGAGATCCGGTGCAGGTAAAAGGCCCACTGCCCTTCTCTTCCCCGGTACATGTCACCTCCTTGCCAGGCCCCATGATACCACCCTCCCCAGGCCGCTAACGGTTATCCGGGACCACAAAGGCCCCCACATACCCCCTTCCCGTATTTAGCTTGCGCCAGTAGGGAAAAATCGCCGAGGGCTCCCCCAGCCCCCCTTCCCGGGGGCCCCCCGGGAAAGGCAAGGGGGGATTCCCGCACCAGGACAAGGTATTGACAGGGGGGGGAGGGGGGGGCATAATGGGGGGCGTGCCGCAGGGGATACCCCGGGGGGCACGGGAAGGAGGTGGTCGTGGTGGAACTCTTTGGATTCGGCCCTCACCTGATGGTGGACGGCTACGACGCCAACCCCGAGAAGCTCCGCGACGCCGAGCTGGTGCGGCGCGTCCTGGACGAGCTCCCCGAGGAGATGGGGATGACCAAGGTCCTTCCTCCCTTCGTCTACAGCTACGGCCCGGACGGGGAGGAGGGGATTACCGGGGTGGTGATCATCGCCGAAAGCCACATCGCCATCCACACCTTCCCCAAGAAGCGCTTCCTCTCCATTGACATCTTCTCCTGCAAGGCCTTTGACGTGGCCAAAGCCCTGCAGAAGGTAGCCGGGGTCTTTGAGATCGGCCGCTACGAGACCTACATGATCCACCGGGGCAAGGAGTTCCCCAAGGACCCCGACCTGGCCCGAGCCATCGTCCTGGGGGAACGGGAATACCTCGAGGCCCGGGTGGGCTAAGGCCTCCCAAAGGGGGCGCCCATGGGCGAAACCAGGGGTGGCCCGTGGCGAGATCCAGGTTCGGACGCTTGGCGTCCGAAGGTTTTCATTTCCGGCTCATCGTTCCTGCCTAGCCTTGATGGAGGAGGCCTGGGTATGGTGCGCAAGCTAGTGACGCTGGTCCTCTTGGCGCTGGGCGTGGCTTCGGCCCAAAGCTTCCGCGGCCTTTCCCTAGGTACCCCCTACCCGGAGATGGGGGTCCAGCCCGGGGAGAGCGTGAGCCTCACCCTCACCGTGAAAAACCACGGCCTGCCCCCTGGGGTGGTACGCCTGGCCGTGGCGGAGGCGCCCCCGGGCTGGCAGGCCAGCCTCATCGGGGGAGGGCGGCTGGTCCGGGCGGTCTACCTGGCCCCGGACGGGGAGGCCAGCCTCACCCTCCGCCTCCAGCCGCCCAAGGAGGTCAAGCCCGGCACCTACCGCTTCCTGGTGCGGGCCGAGGGTCTGGGGCAGACGGCCACCCTCCCCATCGCCCTGGTGGTGGGCCAGGGCCTGCCCCAGCGGCTCTCCCTCGAGGCCGAGCTCCCCGTCCTCAAGGGCCCGCCCACCAGCTCCTTCCGCTACCGGGTAACCCTTAAGAACGAGTCCGACCGCGACCTCCTGGTCTCCCTGGAGTACGAGGCGCCCAAGGGCTTCCAGGTCACCTTCACCCCTGCCTTCGGCAGCCAGCAGGTCACCAGCCTGCCCATCAAGGCCGGGGAGAGCAAGGACCTGGACGTGGAGGTCTCCCTGCCCAAGGACACCAAGGCGGACGCCTACGGCATCACCCTCCGGGCGGTGGCCGGGGAGGCCAAGGCGGAGCTCGGGCTCACCCTCCAGGTCACGGGCCGCCCCGAGGTCTCCTTCACCACCAAGGAGGGGCGCCTCTCAGGCCAGGTGACCGCGGGGCGGGAAAACCCCCTTAAGCTCGTGGTGAAGAACCAGGGGAGCGCCCCGGCCAAGAACCTTTCCTTCAGCGCCGCAGAACCCTCGGGCTGGGAGGTCAAGTTTGAGCCCGACAAGCTGGAGGTGCTGGAGCCGGGGAAAGAGGCCGAGGTCACGGCCCGCATCAAGCCCTCCCCCAAGGCCGTGACGGGGGACTACATGGTCACCCTTTCCCTGTCGGGGGACGAGGGCGTCTCCGCCAGCCTGGACTACCGGGCCACGGTGGTGCGCTCCACCCTCTGGGGCCTGGTGGGGATCGGCCTGATGGCCGTGGCCCTCCTGGTCCTGGGCTTCGCCGTGAACCGCTTTGGCCGGAGGTAGCATGGCGGTCATCCAGACCCGGGGGCTCACCAAGCGCTACGGGCGCGTGGTGGCGGTAGAGGACCTCCACCTCGAGGTGGAGGAGGGGGAGGTCTTCGGCCTCCTCGGCCCGAACGGCTCGGGGAAGACCACCACCATCCTCATGCTCCTGGGCCTCACCGAGCCCACCTCGGGGGAGGCCCGGGTGCTGGGCCTAGACCCCATGCGGGAGCCCTTACGGGTGAAGGCCCGGGTGGGCTACCTCCCCGACCAGGTGGGGTTCTACGGGGAGCTCACCGCCTGGGAGAACCTGCGCTACACCACCCGGCTTTTAGGCCTCTCCGAGGGCGAGGCCAAGGCCCGCATGGAGGAGGTCCTGAAGCGCATGGGGCTTTGGGAGGTGAGGGACCGGAAGGTGGCCGCCTTCAGCCGGGGCATGCGCCAGCGCCTGGGGCTGGCGGAGGTCCTCCTCAAAAGGCCCCGGGTCGCCATCCTGGACGAGCCCACCCTGGGCCTGGACCCCGAGGCGGCCCGGGAGTTCCTGGGGCTCATCAAGGGCCTCAAGGGGGAAGGGATCACCGTCCTCCTCTCCAGCCACCTTCTCCACCAGGTGCAGGAGATCTGCGACCGGGTGGGGCTTTTCCACAAGGGGCGCCTGGCCCTTTTGGGCACGGTGGAGGAGCTGGCCGCCCGGGTCCTCGGGGGAGGGTACGAGATCCTGGTGGAGGCGAGCCCCGGCCTGCAGGCCTCCTTCCAGGCCGTGGAGGGGGTGACCCGGGTGGAGGCGGAAGGGGGCCGCTACCGGGTGCTGGCCACCAAGGACGTGCGCCCCGCCCTCGCCCGGGTGGCGGTGGCGCAGGGGGAGCTTTTGGGCCTCGCCCTGAGGCGGCCCAGCCTGGATGAGGTCTACGCCCGCTACTTCAAGGAGGTGGCCCATGCGGCGTGAGGGTTCCCCCTGGACCGGTCTCTGGGCCGTCTTCTTCAAGGAGATGGCCGACCACCTTTCCGGCCTTCGGATGCGCATCCTCGAGGGCCTCATCCTCCTCTCCGCCCTGGCCGCCGTGTACACGGGCACCCAGACCCTGCGCCAGACCGTGGGGGAGGACCCCTACCTCTACCTCAAGCTCCTCACCACCGCCCAGGATCCCCTGCCCTCCTTCGTGGGCTTCCTCTCCTTCTTCGTGCCCCTGGCGGCCATCGCCTTGGCCTTTGACGCGGTGAACGGGGAGTACGCCCGGGGCACCCTCTCCCGGGTCCTCTCCCAGCCCATCTACCGGGACGCCCTGCTCTTCGGCAAGTTCCTCGCGGGGCTCGGCACCATGGGGGTCCTCCTCCTGGCCCTCCTCCTCCTGGTCCTCGGCCTCGGCCTCTTCACCCTGGGGGTACCCCCGGGCGGGGAGGAGGTGGCCCGCATCCTCTTCTTCCTTCTGGCCACCCTGGCCTACGCGGGGGTCTGGCTGGCCGTGGCCCTCCTCTTTTCCGTGCTCTTCCGCCAGCCCGCCACCGCCGCCTTGGCCGCCATCGGCGTCTGGCTCTTCTTTGCCATTTTCTTCCCCATCCTCACCGAACTCGTGGCCGGCGCCCTTCTGCTCCAGGCCGACCCCTTGGATCCGGAAAGCCAGCTCAGGCAGGCCAACCTGGCCCTCTGGATCTCCCGCCTCTCCCCCAACACCCTTTACGCCGAGGCCCTCACCGCCATCCTGAACCCGGCGGTGCGCTCCTTGGGCCCCATCCTCATCACCCAGCTGGAGGGGGCGGTCCTGGGCACCCCCCTGCCCCTCTTCCAGAGCCTCCTCCTCATCTGGCCTCAGCTCACCGGCCTCTTCGCCCTGGCCGTCCTCCTCTTCACCCTGGCCTACGTGACCTTCCAGCGGCAGGAGGTCAGGGCCTAGCCCCGGGGCCTACTCCAGCCACTCCGTGGCGTAGGCCTGGGTCTTGGGGATGATGCAGAGGAACTCCACGGGCTCCTCCCCCTCGTTCAGGTAGGCGTGGGGGGTCTCCGGGGGGATGAAGACGGCCTGCCCCGCGGAAACCTCCCGCACCTCCTCGCCCAAGAAGAGCTTCATGCGCCCAGAGAGCACGTACTGCTGGTGCTCCAGGGTGGGGTGCTTGTGCCGCGGGATCCTCCCCCCAGGGAGGAGGGTGAACTTGCGCAGGACGAAGTGGGGGGCCCCATCCTCCGGGCCGATGAGCACCTGGATGAAGGCCTTCTCCCCCCGCTCCACAGGGCGGGCCTCGAGGCTTGCCGCCTGCTTGACCACGGGCTTCATGCCGCCCATTGTAGCAAAAGCCCCTCCACGTCCTCGTCCGTGACCTCGCCGAAGTCCAGGTAGTAGGCCCCCACCGCGGCGAAGTCCGGAGGGGTAAAGAGGGCCACCACCTCCGCCCGCGCCTCGAGGCGCTCCACCGCCTCGGGGCTGGCCACAGGCACCCCCACCACCACCCTGGCGGGCTCCTCCGCCAGGACCACGGCAAGGGCGGCCTCCATGGTGGCCCCGGTGGCGACGCCGTCGTCCACCAGAACCACCTCCCTCCCCTTAAGGGGAACCTTGGGCCGCACCTTCCGGTAGCGCTCCGCCCGCTTGCGGATCACGTCCCTCTGCCGGGCCGCCTCCCGCTCCAGGTAGCTCGGGTCGGCGTACTGCAGGGCATAGGGCTTGAGGATCAGCTCCCCCCTCTCCCCCACCGCCCCCAGGGCGAACTCGGGGTTGCCCGGAGCCCCCACCTTGCGCACCAGGACCACGTCCAGCTCCCCCAATAGCCGCCTGGCCACCTCGTCGGCCACCACCACCCCGCCGCGGGGAATGCCCAGGACCACGGGGCGCACCAGGCCCAAGGGCTTTAGGGCCTCGGCCAGCAGGGCTCCGGCGTGCCTGCGGTCGCGGAAGCGCATAAGAAACCTCCGTTCCCATGGTACACCGCCCGCAGGTCTTGAACGCGGTATAAGTTTTTTGGTAGCCTAAGCCCCAAGGAGGTCCCCATGGCTGAAGTCCGCGCCAAACCCTGGCTGGCCCACTACGACCCCGGCGTGCCCGAAGAGGTGGAGGTGCCCCCCATCCCCCTCTGGCGCCTCCTGGAGGAAAGCGCCAAGCGGTTCCCCCAGAACGTGGCCCTGGAGTTCCTGGGGAGGACCCTCACCTACCAGGAGCTCTGGGAGAGGTCCCGGCGCTTCGCCCAGGGGCTTAAGGACCTGGGGGTGAGGCCCGGGGACCGGGTAGCCCTCATGCTCCCCAACACCCCCCAGTTCGTCCTCGCCTTTTACGGCGTCCTGGTGGCGGGTGGGGTGGGGGTGAACGTGAGCCCCCTCTACACCCCCCGGGAGCTGAGACACCAGCTGGAGGACTCCGGGGCCGAGACTCTGGTGATCCTGGACCACCTCCTCCCCCGCTTTTTGGAGGTGGAGCGGGAAACCCCGGTAAAGCGGGTGGTGGTCACCGGGATCCAGGACTTCCTCCCCTTCCCCAAAAACCTCCTTTACCCCTGGAAGGCGAGGCGGGAGGGCCTCCCCTTGGGCTTTCCCAAGCGGGAGGGCTTCCACGCCCTCACCGAGCTCCTGAAGCGTCCCCCCGCCGAGCCCCATCCCGTAGACCCGGAGGACCTGGCCCTCCTCCAGTATACGGGGGGCACCACGGGCCTCGCCAAGGGGGCCATGCTCACCCACAAGAACCTGGTGGCCAATGTCCTGCAGATTGACGCCTGGGACCCCACCTCCCGGGAGCTCCTGGGTAAGGGGGTGATGCTGGGAGCTCTGCCCTTCTTCCACGTCTACGGCATGACCGTGGCCATGAACTATGGCCTCTATTCGGGCTATAAGATCGTCCTCCTCCCGAGGCCCGAGATTCACGCCATCGTGGAAGCCATAGAGAAGCACCAGGTGACCCACTTCCCCGGGGTCCCCACCCTCTACGTGGCCTTCAACAACCTCCCCGGCATAGAGGGGCGGAAGGTGAAGAGCATCCGCATCTGCCTCTCCGGGGCGGCGCCCTTGCCCGTGGAGGTGGCCAAGCGCTTTGAGGAGATCACCGGGGCCAGGCTCATTGAGGGGTACGGCCTCTCTGAGGCGAGCCCTGTGACCCACTCCAACCCGGTGCTGGGCGAGGCCCGGAAGGGCTCCATCGGCCTCCCCCTCCCCAGCGTGGAGGCGAGGGTGGTGGACGAGGAGGGCCGGGAAGTGCCCGTGGGCGAGGTGGGCGAGCTCATCGTCAAGGGCCCCAACGTCATGAAGGGCTACTGGAACCGCCCTGAGGAGACGCAAAAAAGCCTAAGGGACGGCTGGCTCTTCACCGGCGACCTGGCCCGGATGGACCCGGACG is a genomic window of Thermus islandicus DSM 21543 containing:
- a CDS encoding cupin domain-containing protein — encoded protein: MGGMKPVVKQAASLEARPVERGEKAFIQVLIGPEDGAPHFVLRKFTLLPGGRIPRHKHPTLEHQQYVLSGRMKLFLGEEVREVSAGQAVFIPPETPHAYLNEGEEPVEFLCIIPKTQAYATEWLE
- the sdhC gene encoding succinate dehydrogenase, cytochrome b556 subunit, whose translation is MYRGREGQWAFYLHRISGLGILVFLMLHVANISSAMWGPEVSNAFMKFYHQPVFQVGLLILIAGVLYHGFNGLRIILMDFTSWGVRYQRQLWYAAWVLFVIFYLPFLVKIGGGILGGGHGD
- a CDS encoding ABC transporter permease — encoded protein: MRREGSPWTGLWAVFFKEMADHLSGLRMRILEGLILLSALAAVYTGTQTLRQTVGEDPYLYLKLLTTAQDPLPSFVGFLSFFVPLAAIALAFDAVNGEYARGTLSRVLSQPIYRDALLFGKFLAGLGTMGVLLLALLLLVLGLGLFTLGVPPGGEEVARILFFLLATLAYAGVWLAVALLFSVLFRQPATAALAAIGVWLFFAIFFPILTELVAGALLLQADPLDPESQLRQANLALWISRLSPNTLYAEALTAILNPAVRSLGPILITQLEGAVLGTPLPLFQSLLLIWPQLTGLFALAVLLFTLAYVTFQRQEVRA
- a CDS encoding long-chain-fatty-acid--CoA ligase; translation: MAEVRAKPWLAHYDPGVPEEVEVPPIPLWRLLEESAKRFPQNVALEFLGRTLTYQELWERSRRFAQGLKDLGVRPGDRVALMLPNTPQFVLAFYGVLVAGGVGVNVSPLYTPRELRHQLEDSGAETLVILDHLLPRFLEVERETPVKRVVVTGIQDFLPFPKNLLYPWKARREGLPLGFPKREGFHALTELLKRPPAEPHPVDPEDLALLQYTGGTTGLAKGAMLTHKNLVANVLQIDAWDPTSRELLGKGVMLGALPFFHVYGMTVAMNYGLYSGYKIVLLPRPEIHAIVEAIEKHQVTHFPGVPTLYVAFNNLPGIEGRKVKSIRICLSGAAPLPVEVAKRFEEITGARLIEGYGLSEASPVTHSNPVLGEARKGSIGLPLPSVEARVVDEEGREVPVGEVGELIVKGPNVMKGYWNRPEETQKSLRDGWLFTGDLARMDPDGYFYIVDRKKDMIIAGGYNVYPREVEEVLYQHEAVQEAAVVGVPDPYRGETVAAFLVLKPEYRGRVSEKDLEAFCRERLAAYKVPRLWEFRESLPKSGVGKVLKRELREAFAKKKA
- a CDS encoding phosphoribosyltransferase; translation: MRFRDRRHAGALLAEALKPLGLVRPVVLGIPRGGVVVADEVARRLLGELDVVLVRKVGAPGNPEFALGAVGERGELILKPYALQYADPSYLEREAARQRDVIRKRAERYRKVRPKVPLKGREVVLVDDGVATGATMEAALAVVLAEEPARVVVGVPVASPEAVERLEARAEVVALFTPPDFAAVGAYYLDFGEVTDEDVEGLLLQWAA
- a CDS encoding ABC transporter ATP-binding protein, whose protein sequence is MAVIQTRGLTKRYGRVVAVEDLHLEVEEGEVFGLLGPNGSGKTTTILMLLGLTEPTSGEARVLGLDPMREPLRVKARVGYLPDQVGFYGELTAWENLRYTTRLLGLSEGEAKARMEEVLKRMGLWEVRDRKVAAFSRGMRQRLGLAEVLLKRPRVAILDEPTLGLDPEAAREFLGLIKGLKGEGITVLLSSHLLHQVQEICDRVGLFHKGRLALLGTVEELAARVLGGGYEILVEASPGLQASFQAVEGVTRVEAEGGRYRVLATKDVRPALARVAVAQGELLGLALRRPSLDEVYARYFKEVAHAA
- the speD gene encoding adenosylmethionine decarboxylase codes for the protein MELFGFGPHLMVDGYDANPEKLRDAELVRRVLDELPEEMGMTKVLPPFVYSYGPDGEEGITGVVIIAESHIAIHTFPKKRFLSIDIFSCKAFDVAKALQKVAGVFEIGRYETYMIHRGKEFPKDPDLARAIVLGEREYLEARVG
- a CDS encoding succinate dehydrogenase hydrophobic membrane anchor subunit; this translates as MAIKSRRYEEARLEASTNLELYWWVFMRISGVVLVFLLIGHMWMNAILVDLNRIDYDYVARRLSQTTWKVYDWLILALAFLHGGNGLRYVLDDWVRHPVRRFWTKVVVYSLIAFLFFLGSLALFNHDFGVR
- a CDS encoding COG1470 family protein → MVRKLVTLVLLALGVASAQSFRGLSLGTPYPEMGVQPGESVSLTLTVKNHGLPPGVVRLAVAEAPPGWQASLIGGGRLVRAVYLAPDGEASLTLRLQPPKEVKPGTYRFLVRAEGLGQTATLPIALVVGQGLPQRLSLEAELPVLKGPPTSSFRYRVTLKNESDRDLLVSLEYEAPKGFQVTFTPAFGSQQVTSLPIKAGESKDLDVEVSLPKDTKADAYGITLRAVAGEAKAELGLTLQVTGRPEVSFTTKEGRLSGQVTAGRENPLKLVVKNQGSAPAKNLSFSAAEPSGWEVKFEPDKLEVLEPGKEAEVTARIKPSPKAVTGDYMVTLSLSGDEGVSASLDYRATVVRSTLWGLVGIGLMAVALLVLGFAVNRFGRR